In the genome of Pyrobaculum islandicum DSM 4184, the window AGGCTGAAGCGAGCCGTAAGGGTCGGAGTTTCTGTAACCCCTTACGGCTATAGTCGCCCTGCGCATTCTGTCTCTTTATCAATTTGCTATATAAATTTTTATAGCTCTATATCATCATTTTCAATGATCATATATAAAAACTAAGTATTTTCTTTTAGAATTCTATTGTAAGGACACTTAGATTGTTTATTGTTATTATACATATGTACTTAGGCTTAAAATCTATAAACCTTGTGTCATCAAGGTCATGTGGTTAAAGAGGCATTAATACTAGATAGCAATGACGACTTAGGCCCTCAATTAGCTAGAGTACTTGTAGAAAATGGGTATATAGTGAGAGTACTAGCGACACCAGAGCGAGGGAAAGCCTATGAGAGAGAACCGGTTTATATACACAACTTGACAGAAAACTACGAGAAAATAATCAGAGAGTTAGATTTTTCTCGTGTCGAAATAGCGATTTTTCCATCTCCAAATGATATGTTTAACCTAACATTTGCAAAAGTAGCTAAGTCCCAGGGAGTGCCTATCGTTGTTATAACCACTAGAAGTGACGCCATTGCAACAACAGCGGAAGAGGAGGGTATAATTGCCATTGTTACATACCACTGCGTGTTATCTAGGCTATTTAGACTACTCAATCTAAAATTTGTAAGATTGCTACAAATCAGAGGAGATGTTGCTATGTTAGAGATCTTAGTTACGTCAGATTCCAAGCTACTTGGAAAAACAATAGGCGAAATAGAAGAAGATACAGGGGCCAAGGTAGCGGTTATACGAGATGGCGAGTTTGTAGTTGCAAAAGATGCAGAGATACAAGAGGGTGATTATCTCATCGCAATAGGCCCGCGGGCGTATTTACAAGAACTCACAGAATAGAAAATTGCATCGTAAATATCAACGTAGGCCTAACTCTGTATACACTCTATCTAGTATTGCATACTTTAGTTCATCCTCTTGTCGCGGATCTCTCAAAAGTCCTCGTACAACTAAAACTATGCCCTTCACGCCTATTTTTTCGACATCTACACTCAGTCGCTCTAGTCCATACTCTTTAGCAACTTCGTTTACAAGTTCTCTAACTCTTTTCAACTCCTGCCGACGGGGTATAAATAGTCTTATTCTAACTTCATGACCCTCAGGAGCTTTTACACGTCTAAATGGCGTCTGTAATAACACTGTATATGGTATGTAGACATACTCTCTTCGTGGATCTCTCAAAACTATATACACATCTTCAAGTGCAGTTATGTAACCGCGTATATTGTCGAGTTCTATATAGTCTCCGATATGAAGATCTAATACTTTGGCAATAAACAGCCCTGTAAGATATTGTTCTAATATACGCCTAGTTCCAAGAGTTAAAACTCCCATGGCAACTATAAAAACAACTAACACTAAGTAGAAAAGATAGTGTAATTGTGTCATTGGGGAAACAATTGCGAGAAAAAGCGAAATAGAAAATAAAACTATTAGAAATTTAACTAAATAAAACTGTTCACTTGAAATAACTTTTAGAAATAATCTCCTTATAGAATATAAAAGTAAGAAGAATGACAAAATAGTGACAATAGTTGCAGTCAATAAGGTAGTAATAGTAATTGAGAAATCCATGAGATAGAAAGCCGTTAATTATTTAAGCGTTGAAAAAGAAGCCATTGTTTTTATTTGTAATCCTAGTTGCTCACTAGTGATGATAAATACGTGGGGCCTACGAAAGATGAGTAAGGTCTGGAGCTCTGAAGATTACGTTACTTTACTCTGCAACTCTAGAACTTTCCTCCTTAGTCACCATATATAGTCTTGCGTTTGGAACCGCGTCTTTTATCACATCTGCAAAATCGCCAGACTGTGTAGCTACTACGATCTGATAACGTGAAGAAAGAGATCTAACTAATTCTGCGAAAGCTCTCCTGATATTTACATCAACATATGGAATAGGTTCGTCAAATATTATAAAGCCAATTTGTATATTGGATATTTCCCTAAGCGCGAGAGCTAGGGCTAGAGCTATCGAAAGTCTTTGTCCATCGCTTAGCTTTGAAATACCGTATCTCTCGCCAGTGGGAGATATCGCATAGAAGTCGTAGTAGCCCTTACGTTGTTCTAGATCTACATTTACTTTTGAAATATCGCCATATCTATAGAGCGTTAGAAATACTTCGTTAAAGCGAGATTTTGCAATCTCCACTAACCGAGCTCTCGCGTTGACTTTGACAAGTTCAAACTTTGCCTTAACTTCTTGTAGCTTGCTATAGGCATAAAGCGTGTTATCTAGTGCCTTTTTCAAATTTTCCGCATCTCCCCCCACTTCTCTTACAATCTCTTCTAATACAGCCTTCTCTCTGTATAATTCTGCTAAACGGCTAGAAGTTCTCTCTAGCTCTTCGGTAATCTCCCTCCAGCGCATTTCCACATCTAAGATTTCTCTAACGACGCCGGCTTTGTTTAACATTTCCTCAAGCTCTTTAAGGCGGCGTTTTAGCTCTCGAACTCTAAGCATCTTTCCATATTTAGAAAGCGCATCTAAAATCGTGCGTTTGTCAACCCTAGTTATCAAAGAGTGTAATTTTTCAACACGTCTCTCTAGTTGTTTAAGTGCTTTTTCAGCCTGTATCATTTTCTTAATGATTTCTTCTCTCTCAAGTTTTAACTCCTCTAGTCTATTCTTTGTGGATAAATACTCTGCAACCTCGCCGCTTAATATTTCCATTTCGTCTACAGCTTTTTCATACTCTCTAATCCTCTCCTTTAGATTTTCTACTTCGTGTATTAACTCGCCAAATTTGCTCTCTACCTCTCTAGCTATGTTTAACGCAACCTCCCGACTTATGGGAGAGCCGCATATAGGACATCTATTGACGCCTATTTCCGCAATATAGAGAGATACCGTCTTAAGAGCCGAAATATATGCCATAGATTTCTCAGTTTCTTCGAGCCTCCTCTTCAACTCGTTGAGGGCAGCTTTAGCCGTTTCTAGAGATTGAAACGACTTCTGAAGCTCTTTAAACCGTATATATGACCTTTCAAGTCTCCTCAGTTTAGTCTCAACTTCTTTAATTTCGTCTTCAAGCTTCTTCACCCTAGCTAGATACTGTTCGTATGTCTTTCGTACTTCAGAAATCTGACTCTCTAAATCTTTTGATAATCTAACAAGGGCCTCATAAGCTTCAACCATGGCAGCCGATAAAGATTCTAGGTCTCTAGTTGTGAGTTTTTCAAGAAGCTCATGCCCCAGTATATGTTCATACTCCTCTAAGGCCTCTTGCAGAGCGTCTCTAATTTTCTCAACGGCGTCTAAACCAACATCTTCGCCTGTAGTTGATTCCAAGATCTCTAATTCAGATCTCGTTTTGTAATACTCCAATAAAATGTTCTCGTTCTCTCTGATTTTCTCCAAATAGCCGGCTCTTCTCTTGGCTAACTCTTCTACTGTTTTAGTAAGATTTACCTCGCGCTCTTTTAACGCCGCCAGCTCACCTTCTATAGTCTCTAACCTAGTTACAACGCCTTTATAGCCACCATATTTCTTAATTATATCTCTATATTTTTCATATGTAGAAAGTCTTTTTCTCAAATTTTCGGCTTTCTCCAACAGATATTTCTCTATAGATGACACAACTCTTAAAATGTTGTCAATTATGTCAATACCAAATAGACGGTCTACTGAAAGCGTTCTCTTTTGTGCTGTGCCGTATATAAAACCCTCTAGAGTCCTATGCGAAATATATACAAGTCGTTCATATATGTCTTCGTCGGCTCCTATGAGTTCAACTAGTCTTTCTTCAGCATCTCTATCTCTTAGTTTAATGCCGTTATAAAGTACAACAAGCTTCTCAGATCCCCGCCGCCCTAGTCTTCTTTCTATACGAAGTTTGTCGTTGCCTCTGCGTAATTCTAGCGCTACATTGGCTTCCTGAGCGTCTACATTAATCAGATCTACAAGTTTTGCTACTCTCTCTCTTACCTCAAGCTGTTTTCCAAAGAGGGCATATTCTATGGCATATAGGAGAGAGGTCTTCCCAGCCCCGATTCTTCCCAATAAAATTGTAACATCCCCTAGGCTTACCTCATGTCTCCCCTTGTATGACCTGAAATTTTCTAGTTCAATCTTTTCTATCCTCCACATCGATGCCTAATCTCCTGAGATATTCTACTAACGTGTTTTTAGCAGCTTTTACGCCGCCCTGCCTATACGCAACTATTAGAGACTCCGCAAGTCTCCCCTCTTCTGTATTTCCAAATACTCTTCTAACTTCTTCAAGCAGTACATCCACAGTATATAATGCTATAAAGACACTTATATTATTAACTCCCACTCTTTCCTCTAGACCTTAAAATTCTAACCCACTCGTTCTCCACCACAGAACCTGGTGTAACTTGGGTCTCTCTAGGAGGTTGTCCACCGGTCTGTCGTCTTACTTCTTCGATTCTCTGATCTATATACCTCTTTAATTTTTCATAAAGCGTTTCCTCTAGTTTTTTCAATTGAGAATTTATATACTCAAGCATAGTCGACTTTAGAATTTCGAACTTGTTAGTATCAGCCACAGTAGTAGCTGTTAATCGCGGTTTTGCAAATATCTTAATCTCGACGCCCTCAAGCCCTCTAGATGGATCAACTACAACCACCCCAACTCCTTGGTTTTTAAAGTACCGTGGATCTATAAATAGAGTAGCCTCTGGCAGAATAGCAAGATATATCTTTGAGACCTCTTTTGTCAATAATTCGCCCACCCGCTTATATATCTCGGCCTCCTCATAGATCTCAGAGAAATAGACCCCTACTGCCACTTTATTTAGTCCTTCTTCAAAAAGAAGAATCCACCCGCTTTCCCCAATATATTTCATCCCAAGAGTTTCAGAAAAGTATCTAATAACTAATAGTTTTGGAAACTCCACACCTACTTAATAAAGTACCAACCCTCTTTTGTTGAATCAGACCATTCAAGCGAGAGAGGCAGGGCATAGCCATATATTACAGCGCCTCTCCAGACAGAATATTGTGGCTCTAAAACAAGGCGCACGTTTACTCGAGACGCCAACACCGGGTTCTTCTCCTCCAGCGCTATTTTCACCCTGGTGACACTATCTACAGCCACATCTTCTAAACCTGGAGGTACACGCCAGCTAAAGGCACCTCCGCTGAGAATTATCTGAGAGGCCACTCTATCCTGTATCTCTACAGAGACGTTTCTAAGTGAAGCGATAATCGCTGTTGCTACATCCATCTCTCCATAGAGAGTAACATCGCCTATAACTGCGTTTTCTATATGGAGACGTGACTGCTCAATGTAGCTCTTTATCTCCTCGTGGTTGGGGTCAAAGACTATTTCGCCAATTAAGAACCTCGTCCATGCGTATTCTTTTGGAAACTCCACTTCTACAACAGGAGACAGTCTGACCTTAGTCACAAATCTATCTGGGTCAGACTTTGCCGTTTTAATAGCTTCTTTTAAATTCCTAGGGACTAGGCCAACAGCCCTCTTCACTACTTCAACCGCATATTCTTCTCTAGCGATGTCACTGTAGCCTATATCTTTTAAAATCTCCCTAGTTATCGCGTTGGCCTCCGCTCCTCCTCTGTTCAACGCCACAAGCCCCTCTCTAATGAGCGCGAAGCTAATTGGCGCTATTTGTATATTGCCATGCCCCCCCTCTACAATTATGCAGTTAACAGCGTTTTCTGCAATAGCGACTGCCAATGGTTGAGGTAATATCGTCACCGCATATATTTTAAATTCGTTTGCAAGCTCTGTATATATGTCAAAAAAAGATTTATACATATAATCGGGCGCTAGGGCGGATAGTGCAATAGAGATAAGCCAACCTCTGAATTCTGGATCAGATACTGGAAACTGCGCCAGAGTATACCTTGCAAGCTCTTTTAAAACTCTCCAAGCGTCTTCATCATCTCTCCTAGCTATGCCGTCTTTTAGAGGATACTTAAGATTACGCTGTACATCTCTAACACTAGAGAGGTACTTACGTACTTCTTCATCTCCAACTACAAGACCCCTCGACAATACTTCTGGGGGTATCCGCATTTTTACAGACTCTGGAAGATCTCTAAGAAAGAGACCTCTCGTCTGTGTAATCTTCGGTTCGTTAAGTGTAATTGGGCCATATTTAATATAACTAGTACCATAGTCAACGCCGAAGGTATATTTGAGCCTATACGCGTCTGAAATCACAGAAGAAGCCCTATATAGCTATTTTAACTTTCTGGCTTTATCCTAATTTCCCCACCCTCTATAATTATTAAAACTATATCGCCGACATCAACATCTCCAAACATCTCAGCTTCATCATCTGCTAACCACAGCGTAACTCTCGGGACAGCAATTTTACCTCCGCCAAACGGGAGTGATCGCACTATCTGCGTTACAAGAGGCATGACCTCTCGCATCAACTGCGCCGTTTGTTCGTCTTGTGTGGAAAAAGCCGCAACAGGCCCTGGTAGTTCTTTCTCTTCTATAATATCGATTTTTATATACCTTGCACCAGTGGGGTCATAGACAAGTTGTTTAGAAATAACTACGCCCTTAATTGTGGCCATATCGCCTAGACCTATCCTATATATAAAAACTTTCAGATAAAGTCAAGTTCTTTAAGAAGCGTTTCTAATGTTGTACCACGGCTATCGAAATATCCGCCTCTCCCTGCATATTTAATCAATAGTCTTAGCCAATTGCCGCTCTTTGAGACTCTTGACATCTCTGTAAAAGCATTTTTTAACTCTGCCTCTGTATATCTCCTGTATTCATTTAGGTGAAACAACATGTCTAGTGGTAGACGAGGCCGCGGTGGTGGGTATTCGTCAGGAACGCCAATTACAAGCCCAAAGAGAGGATAGGTGAGTTTAGGTAAATTCAGAATTTTTATAAGCTCACGTGGTGCATTCTGTACAGCGCCGATGAAACAAGAGCCATATCCAAGCGCTGTCGCTGCTAAAGCCATGTTTTCAGCTGCTAACGCAGCGTCTATAGCGGCGAAGACGAACAACGCAAGTCTATGTTCAACTATGTCGTTGCCTCGATACCTCAGAAGCTCCCCTAAGCGGTATAGATCCGCTAGAAATACGAAAAATTCCGCACCTTCCTCAACATGTGGCTGCTCTATTAAACGGGCTATCTCGGCCCTCTTTGTCTCATCTACTACCCTTATGGCGCTCCAGAGGTGGAGAGTGGCATCGGTAGGCGCGGCTCTACCGGCCTCCATGATTTTTACAACGTCTTCTTCTGGTATCTTAACCCTCTTAAACCTCCTAATTGATCTTCTCCTTTGGACAACTTCGAAAAAGTCCACGTCTTCTAAAGAAAATTATATATAAGGCTATCAACTCGGAGACTATGGTCGCTCAAGAATTTCCCGAAGATTGGGAATATTCAGGAGGTGAACTTGAAAAGACTCTGAAAGTGAGAGTGACATGTCCATATTGTAAACACAAGTTTGAGATAGAGATAGGAGAGAGTTGGTATAATATCGGCTTTAGTATTACATGTCCCAAATGCGGCCGTTCATTTCCGGTCAACGCGTACGGCGAAGTAATCGGCGTGGTGCAACCAAAATAATTCGGATAATACTAGGCTCTGTTTTTTAGCTAGGTGCGTTATTAATTTATGGAGCCTGTCAAAAAAATCGAAGAGGGACTAAAAGAGTTATACGATACTAACGTCGGCAAAGTGGAGAGACAACCTGATGTAGACATATACGACTTAGGAGACAACATCGTCATATATGTCGATTTACCTGGGGTGAAGAAAGAAAACATAAAGGTGAGGATATATGATAGAGCAGTAGAAATAGTAGCCTCTCCGACACAAGACGGGGGAGGGAAGCCTGTAAGAAGAGAAAGAATTTCTAACTTTCCAGTATCTAGAAAAATAGAGCTACCCTACAGACTAAGGGTAGACAGCGCGCGGGCCATCTACCGGGAGGGCGTTTTACAAATAGTAGTGACAAAAGCGGGAGAATACGGAGTAGCAGAATTAAAAATAGACTAATTATTCGGGCGGCGGCAGGCTTATCGACAGCAATTTTGCATGTTCTGAGGTAATATCAACCTCTCTATATTTTTCTAACTTTGCAACGTTACCCTCAATCTTCACCCTGTGGAAAAAGAACTTGCGGTTTGGAACGTCGGCTGTGAAGAGTCGTATCTCCTTTAGCGATGCGAGATAGTCTGCAAGCTTCTTATCTGCCAACACGGCGGACAATTGCTTGGTAGCTAGCCACACTCTCACGTGGATACCTATGGCGCCCTTATAGCCGGCTTGCGATAGAGCTGATAGAATCTTCTTCGTGATCTCGGCGACGTAGCTGAGCTTCTGCTCGCCTCCGAAAGATAGATATACTATATCCGGCTTGTAGTCTATTACCTTCTTAGCCACTTCAGCCTCCTTTCCGTCTTCGTATGTGAGGACGATTGCAACCTCGTCTCTGTAATTGTCTTTTGCAACATAAGACGTAATGAGTGCGGCAGCCATCGCGCTACATATCCTATCTGGATATGTTATCACTGCCACTCTCCTATACCCTTCCAACATATGTTGACCAACTAGATATCCTGTTAGAGACCTTAGGTATATTTCTTGTTCTAGTGCCGCTCTACTTGCCGTTATCATGAACCAATTTCGAATTCCACTTTTAAAGTTTAGCCCAAGAGAAACCAAGTAGCACTACTTCTCCAGTTTGTTTAGACACTGTTGCTAGAGTAAAGGTCTTTTTAACACTATGGCTCAGCCTGCCCCCTCTTGTTATATCGGTGGCAGAAATCCCTCTGTCAGGTTCTAGAAACACTACAACCATAGGAGCGTGGTCTATGCCTGGGCCTCTCTCGTAGACGGAAAAGAGAGCGCCGAATTTAAGTCCACTTTTAACAACATATCCAAGATCTCGGAAATACTTATAGATCTTGTATATATCATCAAAATTTTTTATCTTCTCTCTGCCTAATTCTATTAATTTTTCCGGCAGTACTTCTGTGCCGTTTTTTGACACTACCTTTAGCTTACCTCTCTCAGCTAGATAAAGAGCTTCATACAGCGCCAATATCAAAGGAGCGGATATCTTGTCAACTTCCTCTCTTCTTACTTTATCATAACCTAAGAACCTGCCGTAGAAACCTTCTTTGTATAATTTCCTAGCAAATTCTACATCTTCTACTACTACTGCAAGCCCCTTTAGCACGCCCTTCATTTCTTCCTTATAGTTACCACAGTGCCATCGGCAACGCCAAGTGTCCTAAGAACGTCTATAGATATATGAACCTCGCCCTTTGGCACTTTTTCGTCGTGAACAACTTTGAAAACTCTCTTTTTTTCATGTGCAGAACCCCCGGGCGCCACGATTTCAACCTCTTCTGGCCTGCCAAGCTCCTCGTATACATCAGTAGGTAATTTAGCCACACCCTCCTCTACGCCCTCTGCCGCCTTTACTCTAACTCTACGTTCTCCCTTTTTCTGTTCCTTTTTCTCTTGTTGCGGCGTCAAATAAGGCGGTATAAGTAACCTCCTCCCTCTCTCTATATCTTTATTCTCTGCCATAATAATAACTGTTTATAGCCTTTAAAACTCTTAATACCAGAAGTCTTATCTCTTAGACAGAGATATAGGGATAACGGCTACAATAAGCCGTCTGTCCCTAGGCTATTGCGCCTAGGGACTTTCTCCTCGTCTGCACCTTCACCGGCGTCTAAGATACCTCGGATGTGGGGCCGGGTGGCCATCCTTGAGTGCCCGCCTTTCGATGTTTATGACGGCCGCCACGTCTCTCCCCCCACTCCCGCCCGCAGCGTGAGCACCGGCGGAGCCTCGGGGCGTTGCCCCTCACGAGTTTCTTCTCGCACCGTGGGCAGGGGGTGCCCCTCGGATTCACCTTCACAACCAGAACGCCGTGTATTGGTCAACAGCTTTAACGGCGGCTTTTTTATGATACGATTGATA includes:
- a CDS encoding Hsp20/alpha crystallin family protein; its protein translation is MEPVKKIEEGLKELYDTNVGKVERQPDVDIYDLGDNIVIYVDLPGVKKENIKVRIYDRAVEIVASPTQDGGGKPVRRERISNFPVSRKIELPYRLRVDSARAIYREGVLQIVVTKAGEYGVAELKID
- a CDS encoding TrkA C-terminal domain-containing protein, whose translation is MVKEALILDSNDDLGPQLARVLVENGYIVRVLATPERGKAYEREPVYIHNLTENYEKIIRELDFSRVEIAIFPSPNDMFNLTFAKVAKSQGVPIVVITTRSDAIATTAEEEGIIAIVTYHCVLSRLFRLLNLKFVRLLQIRGDVAMLEILVTSDSKLLGKTIGEIEEDTGAKVAVIRDGEFVVAKDAEIQEGDYLIAIGPRAYLQELTE
- a CDS encoding nitroreductase family protein gives rise to the protein MDFFEVVQRRRSIRRFKRVKIPEEDVVKIMEAGRAAPTDATLHLWSAIRVVDETKRAEIARLIEQPHVEEGAEFFVFLADLYRLGELLRYRGNDIVEHRLALFVFAAIDAALAAENMALAATALGYGSCFIGAVQNAPRELIKILNLPKLTYPLFGLVIGVPDEYPPPRPRLPLDMLFHLNEYRRYTEAELKNAFTEMSRVSKSGNWLRLLIKYAGRGGYFDSRGTTLETLLKELDFI
- a CDS encoding mechanosensitive ion channel domain-containing protein, whose amino-acid sequence is MDFSITITTLLTATIVTILSFFLLLYSIRRLFLKVISSEQFYLVKFLIVLFSISLFLAIVSPMTQLHYLFYLVLVVFIVAMGVLTLGTRRILEQYLTGLFIAKVLDLHIGDYIELDNIRGYITALEDVYIVLRDPRREYVYIPYTVLLQTPFRRVKAPEGHEVRIRLFIPRRQELKRVRELVNEVAKEYGLERLSVDVEKIGVKGIVLVVRGLLRDPRQEDELKYAILDRVYTELGLR
- the endA gene encoding tRNA-intron lyase, whose protein sequence is MKGVLKGLAVVVEDVEFARKLYKEGFYGRFLGYDKVRREEVDKISAPLILALYEALYLAERGKLKVVSKNGTEVLPEKLIELGREKIKNFDDIYKIYKYFRDLGYVVKSGLKFGALFSVYERGPGIDHAPMVVVFLEPDRGISATDITRGGRLSHSVKKTFTLATVSKQTGEVVLLGFSWAKL
- a CDS encoding AAA family ATPase: MWRIEKIELENFRSYKGRHEVSLGDVTILLGRIGAGKTSLLYAIEYALFGKQLEVRERVAKLVDLINVDAQEANVALELRRGNDKLRIERRLGRRGSEKLVVLYNGIKLRDRDAEERLVELIGADEDIYERLVYISHRTLEGFIYGTAQKRTLSVDRLFGIDIIDNILRVVSSIEKYLLEKAENLRKRLSTYEKYRDIIKKYGGYKGVVTRLETIEGELAALKEREVNLTKTVEELAKRRAGYLEKIRENENILLEYYKTRSELEILESTTGEDVGLDAVEKIRDALQEALEEYEHILGHELLEKLTTRDLESLSAAMVEAYEALVRLSKDLESQISEVRKTYEQYLARVKKLEDEIKEVETKLRRLERSYIRFKELQKSFQSLETAKAALNELKRRLEETEKSMAYISALKTVSLYIAEIGVNRCPICGSPISREVALNIAREVESKFGELIHEVENLKERIREYEKAVDEMEILSGEVAEYLSTKNRLEELKLEREEIIKKMIQAEKALKQLERRVEKLHSLITRVDKRTILDALSKYGKMLRVRELKRRLKELEEMLNKAGVVREILDVEMRWREITEELERTSSRLAELYREKAVLEEIVREVGGDAENLKKALDNTLYAYSKLQEVKAKFELVKVNARARLVEIAKSRFNEVFLTLYRYGDISKVNVDLEQRKGYYDFYAISPTGERYGISKLSDGQRLSIALALALALREISNIQIGFIIFDEPIPYVDVNIRRAFAELVRSLSSRYQIVVATQSGDFADVIKDAVPNARLYMVTKEESSRVAE
- a CDS encoding arcadin 1, which translates into the protein MATIKGVVISKQLVYDPTGARYIKIDIIEEKELPGPVAAFSTQDEQTAQLMREVMPLVTQIVRSLPFGGGKIAVPRVTLWLADDEAEMFGDVDVGDIVLIIIEGGEIRIKPES
- a CDS encoding actin/actin family protein, whose translation is MISDAYRLKYTFGVDYGTSYIKYGPITLNEPKITQTRGLFLRDLPESVKMRIPPEVLSRGLVVGDEEVRKYLSSVRDVQRNLKYPLKDGIARRDDEDAWRVLKELARYTLAQFPVSDPEFRGWLISIALSALAPDYMYKSFFDIYTELANEFKIYAVTILPQPLAVAIAENAVNCIIVEGGHGNIQIAPISFALIREGLVALNRGGAEANAITREILKDIGYSDIAREEYAVEVVKRAVGLVPRNLKEAIKTAKSDPDRFVTKVRLSPVVEVEFPKEYAWTRFLIGEIVFDPNHEEIKSYIEQSRLHIENAVIGDVTLYGEMDVATAIIASLRNVSVEIQDRVASQIILSGGAFSWRVPPGLEDVAVDSVTRVKIALEEKNPVLASRVNVRLVLEPQYSVWRGAVIYGYALPLSLEWSDSTKEGWYFIK